A window of Pedobacter lusitanus contains these coding sequences:
- a CDS encoding DUF885 domain-containing protein, translating into MNKSQKIWYGLSACLFSAIPFAANSQTTPVHADKTWIIQSNLYTEQLINLDKKYSPEYGSAQGLAAYDTLVVVPTLANKLAERKEEEILIAKYRASLLTEKNTAVKQDLNILIAHLNLGFKTQDFETKRKIPFLNAASMIFEGLQTLLDDQTAEKRRAAAVIRLQKYAGLAPGYQPLTAILKDRVMQQMKGTDMIYPSKQEMEVTLSRNASIIEGIAELFRKYKIAGWEKSYTELKKQIGEYDDWTRKNVLSRARKDFRITSEEYALQLEDYGVNIAPDQLAKIAHEAFTEIQNEMKPIAAQIAKQRNWPSADYRDVIRNLKKEQIHGDSIIPVYERHLKDIEAIILKHQLVTLPSRPAIIRLASAAETANSPAPHMVPPPFLNNTGQRGVFVLPLNMPPAPGEKESAHYDDFTFDAASWTIIAHEARPGHELQFDKMVEEGVSQARSLYAFNSTNAEGWGLYAEYITKPYMPLEGQLVSLDYRLLRAARAFLDPEVQSGKITQDQVKKVLMEDVVQSPAMAQQEVERYTIKAPGQANSYFYGFTKMIALRKDTEKALGTRFNALRFYDFILSQGLLPPALIREAVMTDFIPAQNKL; encoded by the coding sequence ATGAACAAATCTCAAAAGATATGGTATGGATTAAGTGCCTGTCTGTTTTCAGCAATTCCCTTTGCTGCAAATTCACAAACTACACCTGTACATGCAGATAAGACATGGATCATTCAATCAAACCTGTATACCGAACAACTCATTAACCTGGATAAAAAGTACTCACCGGAATATGGTTCTGCACAGGGACTGGCAGCATATGACACCCTGGTTGTTGTGCCTACCCTTGCCAACAAACTGGCAGAAAGAAAGGAAGAAGAAATACTGATTGCAAAATACAGGGCTTCTTTACTGACAGAAAAAAATACGGCTGTAAAACAGGATCTGAATATTTTAATTGCTCATTTAAATCTGGGTTTCAAGACTCAGGATTTTGAAACAAAAAGAAAAATACCTTTTTTAAATGCTGCCAGCATGATTTTTGAAGGTCTGCAGACTTTACTGGATGATCAGACCGCCGAAAAAAGAAGAGCTGCTGCAGTAATCCGCCTGCAGAAATATGCAGGTCTGGCACCTGGCTATCAACCCTTAACAGCTATATTGAAAGACAGGGTTATGCAGCAGATGAAAGGTACAGACATGATCTATCCTTCTAAACAGGAAATGGAAGTTACTTTATCACGAAATGCAAGTATTATTGAGGGTATAGCAGAGTTATTCAGGAAATATAAAATAGCGGGATGGGAAAAATCCTACACTGAGCTCAAAAAACAAATTGGAGAATATGATGACTGGACACGTAAAAACGTCCTGTCCAGGGCCCGTAAAGATTTTAGAATAACCAGCGAGGAATATGCATTACAACTGGAAGACTATGGTGTTAATATCGCTCCTGATCAGTTAGCTAAAATAGCGCATGAGGCCTTCACAGAAATTCAAAATGAGATGAAGCCTATTGCCGCACAAATAGCCAAACAAAGAAACTGGCCTTCAGCAGATTACCGTGATGTGATCCGTAATCTCAAAAAGGAACAGATTCATGGTGATTCTATCATTCCTGTTTACGAAAGACATTTGAAAGATATAGAAGCTATCATTCTTAAACATCAGCTGGTCACCTTACCATCGAGACCTGCCATCATCCGTCTGGCATCTGCTGCCGAAACAGCAAACAGCCCTGCTCCTCATATGGTTCCGCCTCCATTTTTAAATAATACAGGGCAACGTGGTGTATTTGTGCTTCCTTTAAATATGCCACCAGCACCGGGAGAAAAAGAAAGTGCTCATTATGATGATTTTACTTTTGATGCTGCATCCTGGACTATTATAGCACATGAGGCCCGCCCTGGTCATGAACTGCAATTTGATAAAATGGTTGAAGAAGGGGTTTCACAGGCACGTAGTTTATATGCATTTAACTCTACAAATGCCGAAGGCTGGGGTTTATATGCTGAATATATTACCAAACCTTATATGCCGCTCGAAGGTCAGCTGGTTTCTTTGGATTACAGACTGCTGAGAGCTGCAAGAGCTTTTCTGGATCCGGAAGTACAGTCTGGAAAAATTACACAGGATCAGGTTAAAAAAGTATTGATGGAAGATGTTGTACAGTCTCCGGCAATGGCACAACAGGAGGTTGAACGTTATACCATTAAAGCTCCCGGCCAGGCCAACAGTTACTTTTATGGTTTCACCAAAATGATTGCCTTAAGAAAAGACACAGAGAAAGCACTGGGAACCAGGTTTAATGCACTGCGTTTTTATGATTTCATCTTATCACAGGGTTTACTTCCTCCGGCATTAATCAGAGAAGCGGTAATGACTGATTTTATTCCTGCTCAAAATAAATTATAA
- a CDS encoding NAD-dependent epimerase/dehydratase family protein, producing MIHQNLALVTGGNGHLGNNLIRLLLEKGIRVRGSVRNLKNNSSFADLDCEMVQADITEKQSLISAMQGVDVVYAVGAAFKLWAKDPEKEIYQVNLQGTKNLIEAAAESGVKRIVYVSSIAALNYTIQPVSESNGQNPDRRDMYYNSKNDGEKLAFELAAKYQIELVAVLPSAMIGDKAFGPLSVSYNIVKLILNKEIPIETNIALNWVDVKDVAEGCYLAAENGRSGERYILANEKCTSIKQTTKIAQELFPELSIKLPVAVPKTVLYIAAWLMETGSRLTGKAPLLTTKDIAMFSGLQQDFDISKARTELGFNPKNPVQIVKEAMMYLKTERSDLF from the coding sequence ATGATACATCAAAATTTAGCATTGGTTACCGGGGGTAACGGGCATTTAGGTAATAACCTGATCAGGTTACTGCTTGAAAAAGGAATTCGGGTAAGAGGATCTGTAAGAAATTTAAAAAATAACAGCTCTTTTGCAGATCTGGATTGTGAAATGGTACAAGCCGATATTACCGAAAAACAATCTTTAATATCAGCAATGCAGGGCGTAGACGTAGTTTATGCCGTTGGTGCAGCTTTTAAACTATGGGCTAAAGATCCTGAAAAAGAGATTTATCAGGTAAATCTTCAGGGGACAAAAAACCTGATTGAAGCGGCAGCAGAATCGGGGGTGAAAAGAATTGTTTATGTAAGTTCTATAGCCGCTTTAAATTATACCATACAACCTGTCAGCGAAAGTAACGGACAGAATCCGGATCGCCGGGATATGTACTATAATTCTAAAAACGATGGTGAAAAGCTGGCTTTTGAACTGGCGGCGAAATACCAGATAGAACTGGTAGCTGTTTTGCCTTCTGCAATGATCGGCGATAAAGCTTTCGGTCCATTAAGTGTCTCCTACAATATTGTAAAGCTGATTCTGAATAAAGAAATTCCAATTGAAACCAATATTGCGTTGAACTGGGTAGATGTTAAAGACGTAGCTGAAGGATGTTATCTGGCTGCCGAAAATGGCAGGAGCGGAGAGCGTTACATTCTGGCGAATGAAAAATGTACTTCTATTAAACAGACTACAAAAATTGCTCAGGAACTTTTTCCGGAATTAAGCATTAAACTTCCTGTCGCGGTACCCAAAACTGTTTTGTATATAGCTGCATGGCTAATGGAAACAGGAAGCCGGCTGACGGGAAAAGCACCGCTGCTAACCACCAAGGATATTGCAATGTTTTCTGGTTTACAACAGGATTTTGACATCTCCAAAGCCAGGACAGAATTAGGTTTTAATCCTAAAAATCCTGTTCAGATAGTAAAAGAAGCAATGATGTATCTTAAAACAGAACGTAGTGACTTATTCTAA
- a CDS encoding Crp/Fnr family transcriptional regulator: MFSDKMYQHLFSNAAAQVKLTASDITLCRKYFEPVLFAKNEIIEEEGHIPKYLYYVVSGFIRLFHYNEAGDEVTTHLNCPPGFITSYSHFNSQTKAAENVECITECELLRITKADLDTICEQSSVFKDYSILVFQMALAYNENRARELASLTAEQRYTKLIDNYPAIIHHVPLQYIASFLGMKPESLSRIRRKITKDN; this comes from the coding sequence ATGTTTTCAGATAAAATGTATCAGCATTTGTTCAGCAATGCAGCTGCTCAGGTTAAACTAACAGCATCGGATATTACCTTATGCAGGAAGTATTTTGAACCGGTATTATTTGCTAAAAATGAAATTATAGAAGAGGAAGGTCATATCCCCAAATATCTTTACTACGTTGTTTCGGGCTTTATCAGGCTTTTTCATTACAATGAGGCAGGTGACGAAGTTACTACACATTTGAACTGTCCACCGGGGTTTATTACTTCGTATTCGCATTTTAACAGTCAGACCAAAGCAGCTGAAAACGTAGAATGTATTACCGAATGTGAATTATTAAGGATTACCAAAGCTGATCTGGATACGATCTGTGAGCAGAGTTCAGTTTTTAAAGATTATAGTATCCTGGTTTTCCAGATGGCACTGGCTTACAATGAAAACCGCGCAAGAGAGTTAGCCAGTCTGACTGCAGAACAGCGTTATACAAAGCTGATAGATAACTATCCGGCTATTATTCATCATGTTCCTTTACAATATATCGCATCTTTTCTGGGGATGAAACCCGAGAGTCTCAGTCGTATCCGGAGAAAAATTACCAAAGATAATTAG
- a CDS encoding Vat family streptogramin A O-acetyltransferase: protein MMKGPDKDEKYPMSQYNRLCFLKNIITNPNIIVGDYTYYDDFKDVYNFERNVKYHFDFIGDKLIIGKFCMIASGVTFIMNGANHKMDGITAYPFNIFGNGWEKVTPKMEELPFKGDTIVGNDVWIGSNATIMPGVHIGDGAIIATNTTVTRDVPPYTVVGGNPGKEIRKRFSPEKIEELLELKWWDWKIERITENLHELTGPQSRFL from the coding sequence ATGATGAAAGGACCAGATAAAGATGAGAAGTACCCGATGAGTCAATACAACAGACTCTGTTTTTTAAAGAACATCATTACCAATCCTAATATCATAGTCGGCGATTATACTTATTATGACGATTTTAAGGACGTTTATAATTTTGAAAGAAATGTTAAATATCATTTCGATTTCATTGGTGATAAACTGATTATTGGCAAATTCTGTATGATAGCTTCGGGAGTAACGTTTATTATGAATGGTGCAAATCATAAAATGGATGGAATAACTGCCTATCCTTTTAACATTTTTGGTAATGGCTGGGAAAAAGTCACTCCTAAAATGGAAGAACTTCCTTTTAAAGGCGATACCATTGTCGGTAATGATGTCTGGATCGGATCAAACGCGACCATCATGCCAGGAGTTCATATTGGGGATGGTGCCATCATTGCAACAAACACCACCGTAACCCGTGACGTACCCCCCTACACTGTTGTAGGAGGAAATCCGGGAAAAGAGATCAGAAAACGCTTTTCTCCGGAAAAGATTGAAGAACTGCTGGAACTGAAGTGGTGGGACTGGAAAATTGAACGCATTACAGAGAATCTTCATGAATTGACTGGTCCCCAATCACGTTTTTTATAA
- a CDS encoding EamA family transporter — protein MEHMTQKKAAALLVVIAFATVYIVWGSTYFFIQMALKSFPPMLMGAFRFTVAGILLLAWCAYKGDKIWVKRDIINSGISGLLLLFVATGIVIWVEQILPSAMVAILVSVAPIWVVIFDRANWKVNFKSTSTLTGLLTGFAGVVLLFGEQAGKALSGHPDLTMLSAMALLLLAPVSWSLGALFSKRKTSESPARMNIAWQMIIAGIAFIPAGFFHNEYNSFHFSQVSGASWFAIAYLIFFGSIIAFSAYIWLLKVRPVTQVSTHSYVNPVVAVILGVLFAGEHISLVQIGGLAVILISVLLINLVKYRKPAMKKQPDKPVILKYRISA, from the coding sequence ATGGAACACATGACTCAAAAAAAGGCTGCTGCATTACTGGTTGTTATTGCATTTGCTACGGTATACATCGTTTGGGGTTCTACTTACTTCTTTATACAAATGGCTTTAAAGAGCTTTCCTCCAATGCTGATGGGGGCATTTCGCTTTACCGTAGCCGGTATACTGCTGCTGGCCTGGTGTGCTTATAAGGGAGATAAAATATGGGTTAAAAGAGATATTATCAATTCTGGTATCAGTGGTTTACTGTTATTATTTGTAGCGACAGGAATTGTAATCTGGGTAGAGCAGATATTACCCAGTGCTATGGTTGCGATTCTTGTTTCTGTAGCGCCAATCTGGGTTGTCATCTTTGACAGAGCTAACTGGAAAGTGAATTTCAAGAGTACCTCAACACTTACAGGGCTGCTGACCGGATTTGCCGGAGTCGTTTTGTTGTTCGGAGAACAGGCAGGCAAAGCATTATCAGGTCATCCTGATTTAACTATGCTTTCTGCAATGGCTTTACTCTTGCTGGCTCCGGTTTCATGGTCACTGGGTGCATTATTCTCTAAACGTAAAACAAGTGAATCTCCTGCAAGAATGAATATAGCCTGGCAGATGATTATTGCTGGTATAGCTTTCATCCCAGCCGGATTTTTCCATAATGAATATAACAGTTTTCATTTTAGTCAGGTGAGTGGAGCATCCTGGTTCGCAATTGCTTACCTGATATTTTTTGGGTCTATTATTGCCTTTAGCGCCTATATCTGGTTGCTTAAAGTGAGGCCGGTAACCCAGGTTAGCACCCATTCTTACGTAAATCCGGTTGTTGCTGTAATATTGGGTGTGCTATTTGCCGGGGAACATATCTCGTTAGTGCAGATTGGCGGATTAGCTGTGATACTGATCAGTGTATTACTGATTAACCTGGTAAAATACCGTAAACCTGCCATGAAAAAGCAGCCGGATAAGCCGGTTATATTAAAATACAGAATTTCGGCCTGA
- a CDS encoding PLP-dependent aminotransferase family protein has protein sequence MTYTGSLLSIDKNLQIPVYLQIANGIIAHIRQGVLKPGSALPGSRILATTLYVHRKTIVAAYDELYAQSWVDTFPRKGIFVAKNLPDVTPRNIVADSKTGSYPEKTFFMVDQNKIPFPEVFKAPPAYNLIINDGYPDTRLAPVELLVREYRRFANYHFLPKYLTYGPEQGSENLRIELARFLADTRGLNISPEHILITKGAQMAIYLTAEILITKNDTVIAGDPGFLGANDIFKHAGANLELVPVDEYGMDMDAVEEICKRKKVKLIYVIPHHHRPTTVTLSSERRMRLLELATRYRFAIVEDDYDYDYHYSSSPILPLASLDYCGSVIYIGSFSKTIAPGIRIGFMISPKNLIIQATRLRKLIDRQGEQLLEEAMANLLKNGDIGRHLKKSNKIYHERRDMFCQLLQKNLEGLVEFNVPDGGFAVWMKYLNGIKPQDVAEKALSAGLSISNGTAYFDDENYQHHYIRAGFASLTPKEMEDAIEILARVVKKLNGL, from the coding sequence ATGACTTATACAGGAAGCTTACTCAGCATCGATAAAAATCTGCAGATACCGGTATATCTTCAGATCGCAAATGGGATCATTGCTCATATCAGGCAGGGTGTACTGAAACCCGGATCAGCTTTACCCGGCAGCCGTATTCTTGCAACCACTTTATATGTCCATAGAAAAACTATTGTTGCCGCTTATGACGAGCTGTATGCGCAAAGCTGGGTTGACACTTTCCCCCGAAAAGGAATATTTGTAGCTAAAAATCTCCCTGATGTAACACCAAGGAACATCGTCGCTGATTCTAAAACCGGATCCTACCCGGAAAAGACATTTTTCATGGTAGATCAGAACAAGATTCCTTTTCCTGAAGTTTTTAAAGCACCACCTGCCTATAATCTGATTATCAATGATGGTTATCCTGATACCCGCCTGGCGCCGGTAGAATTACTGGTCCGTGAATACCGTCGTTTTGCCAATTACCATTTTTTACCCAAATACCTGACCTATGGACCAGAACAGGGATCTGAAAATCTGCGCATAGAACTGGCCCGTTTTCTCGCGGATACCAGAGGGCTGAATATTAGTCCTGAGCATATCTTAATTACCAAAGGTGCCCAGATGGCCATTTATCTGACTGCTGAAATTCTGATTACCAAAAATGATACTGTAATTGCCGGCGACCCGGGTTTTTTAGGTGCCAATGATATTTTCAAGCATGCAGGAGCAAATCTGGAGCTTGTTCCTGTAGACGAATATGGAATGGATATGGATGCTGTAGAAGAAATTTGTAAACGAAAAAAAGTAAAACTGATTTATGTTATTCCGCATCATCACAGACCCACTACGGTTACATTAAGTTCAGAAAGGCGGATGCGTCTGCTGGAGCTGGCCACCAGATATCGCTTTGCCATAGTGGAGGATGACTATGATTATGACTATCATTACAGCAGCAGTCCTATTCTTCCGCTTGCCAGCCTGGATTACTGCGGCAGTGTGATCTATATAGGTTCATTTAGTAAAACTATAGCTCCGGGTATCCGGATTGGTTTTATGATCAGCCCGAAAAATCTGATTATACAGGCAACAAGATTACGTAAATTAATTGACCGGCAGGGAGAACAGTTACTGGAAGAAGCAATGGCTAATCTGCTTAAAAACGGTGATATCGGCAGGCATCTGAAAAAATCAAATAAGATATACCATGAGCGCCGGGATATGTTTTGTCAGCTCTTACAGAAAAACCTGGAAGGACTGGTTGAATTTAATGTGCCTGATGGTGGCTTTGCAGTCTGGATGAAATACTTAAATGGGATCAAACCTCAGGATGTGGCTGAAAAAGCATTGTCAGCGGGTTTATCAATCAGTAATGGCACTGCTTATTTTGACGATGAAAACTATCAGCATCATTATATCAGGGCAGGTTTTGCTTCACTGACCCCAAAAGAGATGGAAGATGCGATAGAGATACTGGCCAGAGTTGTCAAAAAACTAAACGGCCTGTAA
- a CDS encoding porin family protein yields the protein MRTQFNKRSLFLIPAIALLLITNTAKSQNAIPFHIGLKGGANFTDLSLNYADLTNKYAAGYSAGAFTRIDISKLYVQGELLYTHKSSKVESAKLGTEKTSWNSIEVPVTIGYKILKSAHLNVRVFGGGVYSYILNDKARILQEVKESFKKFDKSNIGYVAGVGVDLGKITLDLSAQGALTRMSSDFKSRPLTFQATVGFMIF from the coding sequence ATGAGAACACAATTTAACAAGAGAAGTCTGTTTCTGATCCCTGCAATCGCTTTGCTTTTAATTACGAATACAGCAAAATCGCAAAATGCTATCCCATTCCACATCGGTTTAAAAGGAGGAGCCAATTTCACTGACTTAAGTCTTAACTATGCTGATCTGACTAATAAATATGCTGCCGGTTATTCTGCAGGTGCTTTTACAAGGATAGATATTTCCAAACTGTATGTTCAGGGAGAACTTTTGTATACACACAAATCTTCAAAGGTAGAATCAGCTAAACTGGGTACAGAAAAAACATCCTGGAACAGTATCGAAGTACCGGTTACCATCGGATATAAAATTTTAAAATCAGCTCATCTGAACGTTAGGGTATTCGGTGGCGGTGTATATTCTTATATATTAAATGATAAGGCACGCATACTTCAGGAAGTAAAAGAATCATTTAAGAAATTTGATAAATCAAATATCGGCTACGTTGCGGGTGTGGGTGTAGATTTAGGCAAAATCACGTTGGATCTGAGCGCCCAGGGAGCATTAACCAGGATGAGCAGCGACTTCAAATCCCGCCCTCTTACCTTTCAGGCAACCGTTGGCTTCATGATCTTTTAA
- a CDS encoding sensor histidine kinase, which translates to MKTFTFNKRWLIIGGFWIVLEIAFWAQVLRDYPLIPATYVATVITLASMISAHTLSDLLLPKAMLTGKMKVFAIQCVLLTLFLAAAIGGAAVSCYWLFLHGTPYDSLGRIIAFDDFWLKMGSAVPSAVLINATACGLRFYEEHGKIEKNHALLQQAHLEAQLRILQDQINPHLMFNVLNHIHILMQKNVDLASVLLVKFSDILRYQLYECNRESVLLDREVQYLKDLVAVEKIRWGEELKVVCIWNIQDGKRDIVPLLLVPFVENAFKHVSRLPMEKGYVTLILNQENDQLIFTIENSSSVQQPRKGNSHGLGLENVRKRLELLYPTQHQLNIDKTNHTFNVALTIHLHPKK; encoded by the coding sequence ATGAAGACCTTTACTTTTAATAAACGATGGCTCATCATAGGAGGCTTCTGGATTGTCCTGGAAATTGCTTTCTGGGCACAGGTCCTGCGTGACTATCCATTAATACCAGCCACCTATGTAGCTACTGTTATTACGCTTGCCTCAATGATATCTGCCCATACTTTAAGTGATTTATTATTACCTAAAGCAATGCTGACAGGAAAAATGAAAGTTTTCGCCATCCAATGTGTCCTGCTTACCCTTTTTCTTGCAGCTGCTATAGGTGGTGCAGCAGTAAGTTGCTACTGGTTATTTTTACATGGCACCCCCTACGACAGCCTGGGAAGAATAATTGCCTTTGATGACTTCTGGCTGAAAATGGGCAGCGCTGTTCCGTCAGCGGTACTGATCAACGCAACTGCATGTGGTTTGCGGTTTTATGAAGAACATGGAAAAATAGAAAAAAATCATGCACTCCTGCAGCAGGCACATCTTGAAGCTCAGTTAAGAATACTTCAGGATCAGATTAATCCGCATCTGATGTTTAATGTATTAAATCATATTCATATTCTGATGCAGAAAAATGTCGATCTGGCCTCGGTCCTGCTGGTCAAATTTTCAGATATACTCCGTTATCAGCTGTATGAATGCAACCGGGAATCAGTATTACTGGATCGCGAAGTACAATATCTGAAAGACCTGGTCGCAGTGGAGAAAATCCGGTGGGGAGAAGAATTAAAGGTTGTCTGCATCTGGAATATACAGGACGGAAAACGCGACATTGTGCCTCTTTTACTGGTACCTTTTGTCGAAAATGCCTTTAAACATGTATCCAGATTACCCATGGAAAAAGGGTATGTAACCTTAATTTTAAATCAGGAGAACGACCAGCTGATCTTTACCATAGAAAACTCCAGTTCTGTCCAACAACCCAGAAAAGGCAACAGTCACGGTCTTGGCCTGGAGAATGTCAGAAAAAGACTTGAGTTGTTATATCCCACTCAGCATCAGCTAAACATTGATAAAACTAATCACACTTTTAACGTAGCATTGACTATACATTTACATCCAAAGAAATAA
- a CDS encoding LytR/AlgR family response regulator transcription factor, with translation MALIPSNHTHEAPLQCLVIDDEPLARDGIIDFCSKLDFLQVAGSCSTAMDASDYIQQGNIDLLFLDINMPYLSGLEFLETLEHPPLTILTTAYSEHAIEGYRLQIVDYLLKPITFKRFYQAALKARQQHLMSITPKHPQSVDTFLYVRQGDSFQKISWVDILFIEGMQNYARLHFKDRELIIHQTMISLEETLPKDNFFRIHKSYLINISHIDSVSGGRIFINGTELPISRNRREDLLKEVVYTKLLSR, from the coding sequence ATGGCGCTTATTCCCTCAAATCACACTCATGAAGCTCCTTTACAATGCCTGGTCATTGACGACGAACCTCTTGCCAGAGATGGTATCATAGATTTTTGCAGCAAACTGGATTTTTTACAGGTAGCAGGCTCCTGTTCTACAGCCATGGACGCTTCTGATTATATACAGCAGGGAAATATCGACCTGCTGTTTCTTGATATCAACATGCCCTATCTTTCAGGGCTTGAATTCCTGGAAACACTTGAACACCCTCCGCTTACAATTTTGACCACAGCCTATTCTGAACATGCTATAGAAGGCTACAGATTGCAGATCGTTGATTACTTACTTAAACCAATTACTTTTAAGCGTTTCTACCAGGCTGCATTAAAGGCCAGACAGCAGCATCTGATGAGTATAACACCCAAACATCCACAATCGGTTGATACTTTTTTATATGTCCGCCAGGGCGATAGTTTTCAAAAGATATCATGGGTTGATATCTTATTTATCGAAGGAATGCAAAACTATGCCAGACTTCATTTTAAAGACCGTGAGCTGATTATTCATCAAACCATGATCTCTCTGGAAGAGACACTTCCAAAAGATAACTTTTTCAGAATACACAAGTCTTACCTGATCAATATTTCTCATATCGACTCGGTATCCGGAGGAAGAATTTTTATCAATGGTACTGAACTTCCTATTTCCAGAAACCGCCGGGAAGACCTGTTAAAAGAAGTGGTCTATACCAAATTGCTTAGCAGATAA
- a CDS encoding DUF6268 family outer membrane beta-barrel protein: MKTLHYCLIVVGLGLNLKAGAQTGISGKIKAEYVPFSNYIRPVDSVKTGSSSNFKRMQLGFSIPLSVKIDSSGRPKMWAVNVEGAYAQMENRDYEVKLFPTEMLNAQLGLVHMRPISKTWSIMAMASVGVYTDMEKITSDDILVQGGVLFIKHFNPRTAFGFGPVVSNTFGVPMILPGLYFNWVTAGRYRLHVNFPENIEFGVQMNPSFELKAVVELSGMTAEVTKDNKSMLLGYQQVVAGLRPEIKLGKSITLQLTAGTTLTRSFTTTSRKLKDFFKAKDMADPRFVTTAYGAVALKWNLSKAKK; encoded by the coding sequence ATGAAAACTTTACACTATTGCCTGATTGTTGTCGGATTGGGTTTAAATTTAAAAGCCGGTGCCCAAACTGGTATCTCTGGTAAAATTAAGGCCGAATACGTTCCTTTCTCTAATTACATAAGACCGGTAGACAGCGTTAAAACCGGTTCTTCCAGCAATTTTAAGCGGATGCAACTGGGATTCAGTATTCCGCTATCTGTTAAGATAGATTCATCAGGAAGACCAAAGATGTGGGCGGTGAATGTAGAAGGAGCGTATGCTCAGATGGAGAACCGGGATTACGAAGTGAAATTGTTCCCGACAGAAATGCTGAACGCACAGCTTGGATTGGTTCATATGCGCCCGATAAGTAAAACATGGTCAATCATGGCGATGGCCTCGGTAGGAGTTTATACAGATATGGAAAAGATAACTTCGGATGATATCTTAGTGCAGGGAGGGGTATTATTTATTAAACACTTTAACCCACGTACTGCTTTTGGATTTGGACCGGTTGTTTCCAATACATTTGGCGTCCCGATGATATTGCCTGGTCTTTATTTTAACTGGGTTACTGCCGGACGCTATCGCTTACATGTTAACTTCCCTGAAAATATAGAATTTGGTGTACAAATGAATCCTTCATTTGAACTTAAAGCAGTTGTTGAGTTAAGTGGTATGACTGCCGAAGTTACAAAGGATAATAAATCCATGTTATTAGGCTATCAGCAGGTAGTTGCGGGTTTGAGACCGGAAATTAAATTAGGTAAATCAATTACTTTGCAACTAACTGCGGGTACGACCTTAACCAGATCTTTTACAACTACAAGCAGGAAACTTAAAGATTTCTTTAAAGCAAAAGACATGGCAGACCCTCGGTTTGTGACTACAGCTTACGGAGCAGTTGCACTGAAATGGAATCTGAGTAAAGCCAAAAAATAA